The Linepithema humile isolate Giens D197 chromosome 2, Lhum_UNIL_v1.0, whole genome shotgun sequence genome has a segment encoding these proteins:
- the LOC105678713 gene encoding uncharacterized protein, producing MSSSRPRRPSVSICDYPEHLNPFNDGTTNSQSQVNHESKSSKELKHKFWTFGRSRKKRSNSFSIKSTWNGLFGKRKEPCEGVEKKSTITTVSTTYKREPYNKPIAPPRLSKDQQEFDEALGTLTRRRKYTFDNTSRYSSNLTVNGDSTKIYDANPQDTTTSIMGVDLTPKPPARRFGQVSPRLKDNIPPLDFEDRQPKENGDVTLRNKSEETPVPPLRRFGNRSSQRLNGITSDLEEDPTNRSGDISLKDENENVPEDYIFKRFSQDAVRKSNLSINSCTSITSAASTYGRKKRRAPQPPKRKEQLEIPLEGGCRPAEPTSEKSIIELQITEPIARAAENIEEVTKKSYGESNENSPQKEQKQVELSTENVLSNDSVVKNETCENSQCVSDMKEKEDSSVEKVTCNPDEKLGRITSEAKDDKEKESNKEQLNNAENSTENFVNVEYERMSQEKIEILKDADLECDEVNLRIKGSALSRSDSFSVKEEIEKIERQIKELESKEASMDHDDHDDTVTNTRLSIQANRRHFFENMVDGPSGPIKLEFKQLPREQTDIHVVRLTDLPVAMPRDPVKVIELHISEPIRHKPELLDEVNPIPKPRRHSALSLKDESETRHLKDEGSSSENHDKRGKSF from the exons ATGTCATCGTCAAGGCCGAGGCGACCTAGCGTATCGATTTGCGATTATCCGGAGCACCTGAATCCGTTCAATGACGGCACAACAAATTCGCAATCACAGGTAAACCATGAGAGCAAATCATCGAAGGAGTTGAAGCACAAATTTTGGACGTTCGGCAGGAGCCGAAAAAAGAGATCGAACAGCTTCTCTATCAAATCTACTtg gAACGGATTGTTTGGAAAGCGCAAAGAGCCATGTGAAGGAGTGGAAAAGAAATCGACGATTACAACAG TCTCGACAACATATAAGAGAGAGCCTTACAACAAACCGATAGCACCTCCGCGCTTATCGAAAGATCAACAGGAATTTGACGAAGCACTGGGCACTTTGACAAGGAGGAGAAAGTATACTTTTGACAATACCTCGAGATACAGCTCGAATTTGACAGTAAATGGAGATTCTACTAAAATTTATGACGCAAATCCCCAAGACACCACGACGTCTATCATGGGCGTTGATCTCACACCAAAGCCCCCTGCCAGAAG ATTTGGACAAGTAAGTCCGAGATTGAAGGACAACATACCACCTTTGGATTTCGAGGACAGACAACCCAAGGAGAATGGTGATGTGACCCTCCGCAACAAATCAGAAGAGACACCAGTTCCGCCACT ACGAAGATTTGGCAACAGATCATCGCAGAGGTTAAATGGAATCACATCGGACCTTGAAGAAGACCCGACTAATCGATCCGGCGATATCAGTCTAAAGGATGAGAACGAAAATGTACCCGaggattatattttcaaacgaTTTAGCCAAGATGCCGTAAGAAAATCGAATTTATCCATTAACAGCTGTACATCCATCACCAGTGCGGCTAGTACATATGGACGCAAAAAACGAAGAGCACCACAACCACCGAAACGAAAGGAGCAATTGGAAATTCCTTTG gaGGGTGGCTGTCGACCCGCAGAACCTACATCAGAGAAGAGCATAATTGAACTCCAAATAACCGAGCCGATCGCCAGAGCCGCAGAGAACATCGAAGAGGTGACGAAGAAGAGCTATGGAGAATCGAACGAAAATTCACCACAGAAAGAACAAAAGCAAGTCGAATTATCTACTGAAAACGTGTTATCTAACGACAGTGTCGTGAAGAACGAAACATGTGAAAATTCGCAATGTGTATCTGAcatgaaagagaaagaagattCTTCAGTAGAAAAAGTAACGTGTAATCCCGATGAAAAATTAGGAAGAATCACATCTGAAGCAAAAgatgataaagaaaaagaatcgaataaagaacaattaaataatgctGAGAATTCCACCGAGAATTTTGTGAACGTCGAATACGAAAGAATGTCCCAAGAAAAGATCGAGATTCTCAAAGATGCCGATTTAGAATGTGACGAGGTCAATCTTCGGATTAAAGGTTCCGCGTTGTCGCGAAGCGATAGCTTTTCTGTAAAAGAGGAGATCGAGAAGATCGAGAGGCAGATCAAAGAGTTAGAGAGCAAGGAAGCATCCATGGATCACGACGATCACGACGACACGGTGACAAATACCCGATTGTCCATTCAGGCGAATCGCCGGCACTTCTTCGAAAATATGGTAGACGGGCCGTCCGGTCCGATCAAGCTAGAGTTCAAGCAGTTGCCGCGCGAGCAAACGGACATCCACGTGGTGAGATTAACAGATCTGCCGGTCGCGATGCCCCGGGACCCAGTCAAGGTGATCGAGCTGCACATTTCTGAGCCGATCAGACACAAACCTGAACTCTTAGACGAGGTAAATCCTATACCAAAACCCAGAAGACACAGCGCGCTCAGTCTAAAAGATGAGTCCGAGACTAGGCATTTAAAGGATGAAGGTAGCAGCTCAGAAAATCACGACAAAAGAGGAAAATCTTTCTAA
- the LOC105678716 gene encoding uncharacterized protein, whose translation MLEISDETILMKSQLEEESMEEIQIIKEAKKTEKNKWDEKTDKNIAGLLHKKDLRKNLSKTLINSDFTDEHIRLLKALNLSDEDIDNLRDLRRTKIEVSESSGSINSATSNNSSLNERMHLLPNRVYLRKVLSKPLIQALREIVMKKPSDPVEYLGHWLLHFKIYKN comes from the exons atgttggaaATTAGCGATGAAacgattttaatgaaatcacAGCTAGAGGAAGAATCAATGgaagaaatacaaataattaaggaagccaaaaaaacagaaaaaaataaatgggaCGAGAAAACGGATAAAAACATTGCAGgtcttttacacaaaaaagATTTGAGGAAAAATCTCAGTAAGACATTGATTAATTCTGATTTTACGGATGAACATATTAG ACTTTTGAAGGCTTTAAATTTAAGTGATGAAGATATCGACAATTTGCGAGATTTACGGCGAACAAAAATTGAAGTTAGCGAAAGCAGCGGTTCTATTAATTCCGCTACATCCAACAATTCGTCGCTGAATGAGCGGATGCACTTGTTACCAAACAGAGTCTATCTAAGAAAAGTTCTGAGCAAGCCATTAATTCAAGCTCTTCGTGAAATTGTAATGAAGAAACCATCTGATCCTGTGGAGTATCTGGGCCACTGGTTGCTTCATTTCAAA atttataagaattaa
- the LOC105678712 gene encoding HEAT repeat-containing protein 3 isoform X1 has translation MGKQKRQRQKPHKENPTGLLSVRDFESEEIMKSNKEKALQSVYGDVQSCHLGEKLTALQILIAMSSDASMARQIAKDGIAKIIGPLLMNHNAAIKANTVSTLRAIAENGGEEACTELIKDDIMTPLIALLKQCYSNWQPKNYREKEAREEIETFVQTVTLLWTLCANNESAIKSVNEEDLILFLIKFLVIDIYGIEIATVITQCLVCLSDENCAAITKIKENESILLRLLDLTTDDDETATEVLVLKTSVADLLISMNNCTDNNWTHILCKVLSILCEVLAIDHKQLLSCLTSILPHENNVSSSDKKKIIEESRKTLGVQEQALQILANLCFEDEDDAIDSDIESVSETMEIESECPDDDSMNNDSKIMSTLPVELVEVIHNCNLIDKIWDKTELVVGEDSQEILDQTAEGKAVLKQFHDIRCVAYLCINNLLPSLEIDVFGVANNLYKKWLEIGSIVFKDVVSDDIELLEAATAAMRAILQRLVEVRTDCNFFKQLTINDVQPMLNGARQCSNANVRVNLIRMLCNSVQIMINNEILENYEMIKFISTFLLDICTTETRAWVIAESIDALMDIYAEDTTDVIAADIKLVPRLKSSISYFKGKVRQQKKQLKNGIFVVSTVNENLTRFIKYKQKQMEKLAQKGELG, from the exons atGGGTAAGCAAAAACGACAGCGACAAAAGCCCCATAAGGAAAATCCAACAGGATTATTATCTGTCAGAGATTTTGAAAGTGAAGAGATTATGAAAAGCAATAAGGAGAAGGCATTGCAAAGTGTATATGGTGat gtaCAATCATGTCATCTAGGGGAAAAACTAACtgctttacaaatattaatagcaATGTCTTCTGATGCTTCCATGGCGAGGCAAATTGCCAAAGATGgcattgcaaaaataattgggCCACTGTTAATGAATCATAATGCTGCTATCAAAGCTAATACTGTAAGTACTTTGAGAGCTATTGCTGAAAATGGTGGAGAAGAGGCATGTactgaattaataaaagatgaCATTATGACTCCACTGATTGCACTTTTGAAACAG tgcTACTCAAATTGGCAACCAAAAAACTACAGAGAAAAAGAAGCGAGAGAAGAAATAGAAACTTTTGTTCAAACAGTCACCTTGTTGTGGACATTATGTGCAAATAATGAAAGTGCAATCAAATCCGTCAACGAAGAGGATctgatattgtttttaataaaatttctagtTATCGATATTTACGGAATAGAGATTGCCACAGTCATTACACAATGTCTGGTGTGTTTATCGGACGAGAACTGCGCCGCTATTACAAAGATTAAGGAAAATGAATCAATTTTGCTCAGACTATTGGATTTGACTACGGATGATGACGAGACTGCCACTGAAGTACTAGTCTTGAAAACTTCTGTAGCTGATCTATTAATTAGTATGAATAATTGTACAGACAATAATTGGACACATATACTTTGTAAAGTGTTGTCAATACTTTGCGAAGTGCTCGCTATTGATCACAAACAGCTACTATCTTGTTTAACATCTATTCTGCCCCATGAAAACAACGTTTCCTCAAGtgataagaagaaaataatagaagaaaGTAGAAAAACATTGGGAGTGCAAGAGCAGGCCCTACAGATTTTAGCAAATTTGTGCTTTGAAGACGAGGATGACGCAATTGATTCCGATATTGAATCCGTCTCTGAAACAATGGAGATTGAGTCTGAATGTCCGGATGATGATTCCATGAATAACGATTCAAAAATAATGTCGACGCTTCCAGTAGAACTGGTCGAAGTAATAcacaattgtaatttaatcgACAAAATCTGGGACAAAACTGAGCTCGTGGTGGGTGAAGACAGCCAGGAAATACTCGATCAAACTGCGGAGGGAAAAGCTGTGCTGAAGCAGTTTCATGACATTCGATGCGTagcttatttatgtataaataatttgttaccCAGCTTGGAGATTGATGTCTTTGGAGTTGCTAATAATTTGTACAA gaAATGGTTGGAAATTGGATCGATCGTGTTTAAGGACGTTGTGTCGGATGACATAGAACTCTTGGAAGCAGCCACCGCCGCTATGAGAGCTATTCTTCAACGATTAGTTGAAGTACGGACGgactgtaatttttttaaacagttaacCATTAACGATGTCCAGCCAATGTTGAATGGCGCACGTCAATGCTCGAATGCGAATGTTCGCGTTAATTTGATAAGAATGCTTTGCAATTCGGTGCAAAtcatgataaataatgaaattttggaaaattatgaaatgATAAAG TTTATTTCTACGTTTTTGCTGGACATCTGTACGACAGAGACTCGAGCATGGGTCATAGCAGAATCTATTGACGCGTTAATGGATATATATGCGGAGGACACAACGGATGTTATAGCGGCAGATATCAAATTAGTGCCAAGACTAAAGTCTTCGATATCATATTTCAAAGGCAAG GTACGACAGCAGAAAAAGCAGTTAAAAAATGGTATTTTCGTAGTGTCAACTGTAAATGAAAACTTGACGagatttataaagtataaacaGAAACAAATGGAAAAGCTGGCACAAAAGGGTGAACTCggttaa
- the LOC105678712 gene encoding HEAT repeat-containing protein 3 isoform X2 — protein MGKQKRQRQKPHKENPTGLLSVRDFESEEIMKSNKEKALQSVYGDVQSCHLGEKLTALQILIAMSSDASMARQIAKDGIAKIIGPLLMNHNAAIKANTVSTLRAIAENGGEEACTELIKDDIMTPLIALLKQCYSNWQPKNYREKEAREEIETFVQTVTLLWTLCANNESAIKSVNEEDLILFLIKFLVIDIYGIEIATVITQCLVCLSDENCAAITKIKENESILLRLLDLTTDDDETATEVLVLKTSVADLLISMNNCTDNNWTHILCKVLSILCEVLAIDHKQLLSCLTSILPHENNVSSSDKKKIIEESRKTLGVQEQALQILANLCFEDEDDAIDSDIESVSETMEIESECPDDDSMNNDSKIMSTLPVELVEVIHNCNLIDKIWDKTELVVGEDSQEILDQTAEGKAVLKQFHDIRCVAYLCINNLLPSLEIDVFGVANNLYKKWLEIGSIVFKDVVSDDIELLEAATAAMRAILQRLVEVRTDCNFFKQLTINDVQPMLNGARQCSNANVRVNLIRMLCNSVQIMINNEILENYEMIKFISTFLLDICTTETRAWVIAESIDALMDIYAEDTTDVIAADIKLVPRLKSSISYFKGTTAEKAVKKWYFRSVNCK, from the exons atGGGTAAGCAAAAACGACAGCGACAAAAGCCCCATAAGGAAAATCCAACAGGATTATTATCTGTCAGAGATTTTGAAAGTGAAGAGATTATGAAAAGCAATAAGGAGAAGGCATTGCAAAGTGTATATGGTGat gtaCAATCATGTCATCTAGGGGAAAAACTAACtgctttacaaatattaatagcaATGTCTTCTGATGCTTCCATGGCGAGGCAAATTGCCAAAGATGgcattgcaaaaataattgggCCACTGTTAATGAATCATAATGCTGCTATCAAAGCTAATACTGTAAGTACTTTGAGAGCTATTGCTGAAAATGGTGGAGAAGAGGCATGTactgaattaataaaagatgaCATTATGACTCCACTGATTGCACTTTTGAAACAG tgcTACTCAAATTGGCAACCAAAAAACTACAGAGAAAAAGAAGCGAGAGAAGAAATAGAAACTTTTGTTCAAACAGTCACCTTGTTGTGGACATTATGTGCAAATAATGAAAGTGCAATCAAATCCGTCAACGAAGAGGATctgatattgtttttaataaaatttctagtTATCGATATTTACGGAATAGAGATTGCCACAGTCATTACACAATGTCTGGTGTGTTTATCGGACGAGAACTGCGCCGCTATTACAAAGATTAAGGAAAATGAATCAATTTTGCTCAGACTATTGGATTTGACTACGGATGATGACGAGACTGCCACTGAAGTACTAGTCTTGAAAACTTCTGTAGCTGATCTATTAATTAGTATGAATAATTGTACAGACAATAATTGGACACATATACTTTGTAAAGTGTTGTCAATACTTTGCGAAGTGCTCGCTATTGATCACAAACAGCTACTATCTTGTTTAACATCTATTCTGCCCCATGAAAACAACGTTTCCTCAAGtgataagaagaaaataatagaagaaaGTAGAAAAACATTGGGAGTGCAAGAGCAGGCCCTACAGATTTTAGCAAATTTGTGCTTTGAAGACGAGGATGACGCAATTGATTCCGATATTGAATCCGTCTCTGAAACAATGGAGATTGAGTCTGAATGTCCGGATGATGATTCCATGAATAACGATTCAAAAATAATGTCGACGCTTCCAGTAGAACTGGTCGAAGTAATAcacaattgtaatttaatcgACAAAATCTGGGACAAAACTGAGCTCGTGGTGGGTGAAGACAGCCAGGAAATACTCGATCAAACTGCGGAGGGAAAAGCTGTGCTGAAGCAGTTTCATGACATTCGATGCGTagcttatttatgtataaataatttgttaccCAGCTTGGAGATTGATGTCTTTGGAGTTGCTAATAATTTGTACAA gaAATGGTTGGAAATTGGATCGATCGTGTTTAAGGACGTTGTGTCGGATGACATAGAACTCTTGGAAGCAGCCACCGCCGCTATGAGAGCTATTCTTCAACGATTAGTTGAAGTACGGACGgactgtaatttttttaaacagttaacCATTAACGATGTCCAGCCAATGTTGAATGGCGCACGTCAATGCTCGAATGCGAATGTTCGCGTTAATTTGATAAGAATGCTTTGCAATTCGGTGCAAAtcatgataaataatgaaattttggaaaattatgaaatgATAAAG TTTATTTCTACGTTTTTGCTGGACATCTGTACGACAGAGACTCGAGCATGGGTCATAGCAGAATCTATTGACGCGTTAATGGATATATATGCGGAGGACACAACGGATGTTATAGCGGCAGATATCAAATTAGTGCCAAGACTAAAGTCTTCGATATCATATTTCAAAG GTACGACAGCAGAAAAAGCAGTTAAAAAATGGTATTTTCGTAGTGTCAACTGTAAATGA